CCCAAAGTGTTTTGTCGTTATATTCATCAATTAAAAATTGAAGATGCTCGCGCAGTGTGAAATGCTCATATAATAATGGACGTTCTGGAACATAACCGTAGGAGGGGATGGTGATAGCCCCTTCGAAATAAGGAATAACACCGAGCATTGATTGAATTGTAGTACTTTTCCCTGCACCGTTTCCCCCAATTAAACCAGTAATAGTTCCAGGCTGCATTGAAAAATCAATTTGCTCAATGCTTGATTGATTTGCAAGATAACCTGCTTTCTTAATATGAATTTCCATAATATTTCACCTCATCCATTTATACGGATATATATGAAAAAGGTTTCAAACATAAAAGCGAACCGTACAATCTACGGTTCGCTGTCCCCAGTTAGGCTTTCATCAGTTTTTCTATCGGATTTTTCCAATTAATCGAAGCGTTTGGATAATTCATGAGAATCTCGTTTTCCAAATACATAAAATCCTCTTTCGTAAACCCTTGAAGTTTCATCGCATCATGGACAAAGACGAAAATACTTACGACTTCAAATGCATTGTCCGTCGTACCTAAATATTTTTCTCCTTCAAATAATGCCCCCTTATATGATATGAAAAAGTTTTTCCGAATGTTTTTTACATCATCATAAAAATAATATTGTCCATTTTCATAGGCCTCATCCAATTTACGCTTTGGGTCGATTAAGTAGCGTACCCCTCTGTAAAATATGTAAATGATGAGAAGGATGATGGCAATTCGTAACAATAAAGCCATGAAACTTCCTCCTTGCTTACGGTGATTCCCTCCTATACGATTGAGTAGTATAAAAAGTTTCATTTTATTTTGAAAAAGAGGGATGTTTTAATGCAATTTCGTCAATTATTTGAAAAGCAACGGCAACTAGACCGATTTATTGAAGAAAACCAACAAGTACAAAAAGATGTATTTGCCGAAAAAGGCCTCGCATTATTAGTTGAGTTAAGTGAACTTGCTAACGAAACACGCTGTTTCAAGTATTGGTCAACAAAGGAGCCATCAAAAAGAGCTGTCCTTTTAGAAGAGTTTGTAGATTCGGTTCACTTTATGCTTTCACTTGGAAATATGCGCGGCTTTCTTTTAGTGGAGTGGCCCTATTTAAAAGAGAAGCAAGAGTTAACTGAAACATTTCTTAATACGACACAGACGATTCTTACGTTTTTGCAGCACCAAACAGAAGAAAATTACAGGGCAATGTGGGAACAGTATAGCTTAATTGCCTACAACTTGAACTTTACAATCGATGACGTTTTCCAAGCGTATAAATTAAAGAATGAAAAGAATTATGAACGACAACGAAATGGCTACTAATTTACATAATGGCGAGAAACTATTTCACATTTCGAAATATTGTCGCTATAATAAAGATGAGTAATTATTAGGGGGAAACCGACATGACAAAGCTCGATGCTACATTACAAATGTTCAAAGATTTAACAGATGCAAACGGTATACCGGGAAATGAACGTGCACCACGTGAAGTGATGAAAAAGTACATCGCACCATATGCAGATGAAGTGGAAACAGATAACTTAGGCAGTTTAATCGCAAAAAAAACAGGCGATGAAAACGGTCCGAAAATTATGGTTGCGGGTCACTTGGATGAAGTTGGTTTCATGGTTACACGCATCGATGACAAAGGGTTCGTATTCTTCCAAACAGTAGGCGGCTGGTGGAGCCAGGTAATGCTTGCCCAACGTGTGACAATTACAACGCGAAAAGGGGAAGAAATTATTGGTGTGATCGGATCAAAGCCACCACATATTTTACCGGCTGATGTTCGTAACAAAGTAGTCGATATAAAATCAATGTTCGTTGATATCGGTGCCACTTCAAAAGAAGAAGCAATGGAATGGGGCGTACGTCCTGGCGATATGATTACACCATATTTTGAATTCAATGTGATGAAAAATGAAAAACATCTATTGGCGAAAGCATGGGACAACCGAATTGGCTGTGCGATTGCAATTGATGTACTGAAAGCATTAAAAGATGAAAAGCATCCGAACATCGTGTATGGCGTCGGGAATGTACAGGAAGAAATCGGCCTTCGCGGCGCGAAAACTTCTACATTTAAAGTACAGCCGGATATCGGTTTTTCTGTAGATGTTGGTGTTGCTGGCGATACGCCGGGCGTGACACCGAAAGAATCGACTTCAAAAATGGGCGCAGGTCCACAAATTGTCGTATATGATGCATCGATGGTATCACATACAGGGTTACGTGAATTTGTCCTTGATGTAGCTGAGGAAGCAGGTATTCCATACCAGTTCGAAGCAATGGCTGGCGGCGGTACGGATGCAGGAAGTATCCATATTACAGCAAACGGTGTACCATCATTGGCAATCGGTGTTGCAACACGTTATATTCACTCACACGCAGGAATCTTGCATCGTGATGATTATGATAATGCTGTGAAATTAATCGTAGAAGTAATTAAACGATTAGACCGTGATGCAGTAAATAAAATTACATTTGAATAATCATGAATTTTCTGCTTGGAACTAGAAAGCTACTGTAGTTTAAAGTTGAAACAAAAATCAATTTTCTAATAAGGAAAATTGATTTTTTTTGCTTTTTATGCATTTATATTTAAAAAACTAAAGAAAAATATAAGTTTATTGAATAGAAAAAAGATATAGGGAAATAATGGATTCATTAATTATTTAGAATGGGGGGGAATAGTATGTTTTTTGGAAAAAAGTATAAGAAGGCATTACTCAAGAAACAAACGGGAGAATTAACACTGCCTTCACAAAATAATATGGATGAA
This window of the Solibacillus isronensis genome carries:
- a CDS encoding sigma-w pathway protein ysdB — encoded protein: MALLLRIAIILLIIYIFYRGVRYLIDPKRKLDEAYENGQYYFYDDVKNIRKNFFISYKGALFEGEKYLGTTDNAFEVVSIFVFVHDAMKLQGFTKEDFMYLENEILMNYPNASINWKNPIEKLMKA
- a CDS encoding dUTP diphosphatase, yielding MQFRQLFEKQRQLDRFIEENQQVQKDVFAEKGLALLVELSELANETRCFKYWSTKEPSKRAVLLEEFVDSVHFMLSLGNMRGFLLVEWPYLKEKQELTETFLNTTQTILTFLQHQTEENYRAMWEQYSLIAYNLNFTIDDVFQAYKLKNEKNYERQRNGY
- a CDS encoding M42 family metallopeptidase, with amino-acid sequence MTKLDATLQMFKDLTDANGIPGNERAPREVMKKYIAPYADEVETDNLGSLIAKKTGDENGPKIMVAGHLDEVGFMVTRIDDKGFVFFQTVGGWWSQVMLAQRVTITTRKGEEIIGVIGSKPPHILPADVRNKVVDIKSMFVDIGATSKEEAMEWGVRPGDMITPYFEFNVMKNEKHLLAKAWDNRIGCAIAIDVLKALKDEKHPNIVYGVGNVQEEIGLRGAKTSTFKVQPDIGFSVDVGVAGDTPGVTPKESTSKMGAGPQIVVYDASMVSHTGLREFVLDVAEEAGIPYQFEAMAGGGTDAGSIHITANGVPSLAIGVATRYIHSHAGILHRDDYDNAVKLIVEVIKRLDRDAVNKITFE